The following coding sequences are from one Lolium rigidum isolate FL_2022 chromosome 6, APGP_CSIRO_Lrig_0.1, whole genome shotgun sequence window:
- the LOC124662892 gene encoding uncharacterized protein LOC124662892, translated as MAMATACAFFSVAVVAVFASMTFLVLSIYVDKGTVQLRVPTSYALVDCSPPPPPSSAARNSSAFRKSLLPLLSALPAAAAPRGFASLHSDDHSAFVRGVCLGFDRTNNCHACLAAAAENLTSNCLGASRRGGAWRSESCFLAYADTNTTSAREDAFRDVVFSGEDPGGDPNCFDTRKLVALARSMARRRAAKALGAHASMDASALARSVAPVKNTAVRVFPDVATVETRVRVLAQCARDRGRSAECARCLGEAARQVPACSWGLDGAPVRVADVVGYSCFLRVETLVKPQRVVTWLGESLTMAWYVTMALEMFAAILGLVAIATGASPVSTSTFMTANQSVISLLSTA; from the exons ATGGCCATGGCGACTGCCTGCGCGTTCTTCTCCGTCGCCGTGGTCGCCGTCTTCGCCTCAATGACGTTCCTGGTGCTGAGTATTTACGTCGACAAGGGCACCGTCCAGCTGCGCGTCCCGACCAGCTATGCTCTGGTCGActgctccccgccgccgccgccatcatcaGCCGCAAGGAACAGCAGCGCCTTCCGCAAAAGCCTCCTCCCGCTCCTATCCgccctgcccgccgccgccgcgccgcgtgGATTCGCCTCGCTTCACTCCGACGACCACAGCGCCTTCGTCCGTGGCGTCTGCCTCGGTTTCGACCGCACCAACAACTGCCACGCGTGCCTCGCCGCGGCCGCCGAGAACCTCACCAGCAACTGCCTCGGCGCGAGCCGCCGCGGCGGAGCTTGGAGGAGCGAGAGCTGCTTCTTGGCCTACGCCGACACGAACACCACCTCCGCGCGGGAGGACGCCTTCCgtgacgtcgtcttctccggcgaagaCCCGGGAGGGGACCCCAACTGCTTCGACACGCGGAAGCTCGTCGCGCTCGCGCGGTCCATGGCGCGGCGACGCGCCGCCAAGGCCTTGGGGGCGCATGCGTCCATGGACGCGTCCGCTCTAGCGAGGAGTGTCGCCCCCGTGAAGAACACGGCGGTGCGCGTGTTTCCGGACGTCGCAACCGTGGAGACCAGGGTTCGCGTGCTGGCGCAGTGCGCGCGGGATCGCGGCCGCTCGGCGGAGTGTGCACGATGCCTGGGCGAGGCGGCGCGGCAGGTGCCGGCGTGCTCCTGGGGCCTCGACGGCGCGCCCGTGCGCGTGGCCGACGTCGTCGGATACAGCTGCTTCCTGCGAGTGGAGACGTTGGTTAAGCCGCAGCGCGTGGTGACATGGCTGG GCGAATCTTTGACTATGGCATGGTACGTCACGATGGCGCTCGAAATGTTTGCAGCAATTCTGGGTCTAGTAGCAATAGCAACAGGTGCGTCCCCTGTTTCCACATCTACATTCATGACTGCCAACCAGTCTGTCATTTCATTGCTGAGCACAGCCTAa
- the LOC124662893 gene encoding probable glycerol-3-phosphate dehydrogenase [NAD(+)] 2, cytosolic produces MEQCRKQLGIWHLAKISNPANQGRPCSWWPARFLLFASLAAGDNATHGDAGATAMGDGANGHAGAAEEKADELRRLLGKADGDPLRIVGVGAGAWGSVFCALLQDAYGHLRDKVQLRIWRRAGRAVDRATAGHLFDVINAREDVLRRLIRRCAYLKYVEARLGDRTLYADEILRDGFCLNMIDTPLCPLKVVTNLQEAVWDADIVINGLPSTETRDVFGEIGRYWKERVNAPLIISLTKGIEASIDPVPRIITPTQMICNATKVPLDNVLYLGGPNIASEIYNKEYANARICGTDKWRKPLAKFLRQPHFIVWDNNDLITHEVMGGLKNVYAIGAGMVAALTNESATSKSVYFALCTSEMIYITHLLEEEPEKLAGPLLADTYVTLLKGRNAWYGHRLAKGELTLEMGDSIKGKGTIQGVSAVDAFYQLLSQDSLSVMHPEANKSVAPVEMCPILKTLYKILIKRELPTESILQAIRDESMSDPRERIEMAQGHSLYRPSILGQPNRDANA; encoded by the exons GCCAACCAGGGCAGGCCTTGTAGCTGGTGGCCTGCACGCTTCTTGCTCTTCGCTTCGCTTGCGGCCGGCGACAACGCAACGCACGGGGACGCGGGCGCAACCGCAATGGGCGACGGCGCGAACGGGCACGCCGGGGCGGCGGAGGAGAAGGCGGACGAGCTGCGGCGGCTGCTGGGCAAGGCCGACGGCGACCCGCTCCGGATCGTGGGCGTGGGGGCGGGCGCCTGGGGCAGCGTCTTCTGCGCGCTGCTGCAGGACGCGTACGGCCACCTGCGCGACAAGGTGCAGCTCCGCATCTGGCGCCGCGCGGGGCGCGCCGTCGACCGCGCCACCGCGGGCCACCTCTTCGACGTCATCAACGCGCGCGAGGACGTGCTGCGCCGCCTCATCCGCCGCTGCGCCTACCTCAAGTACGTCGAGGCCAGGCTCGGGGACCGCACGCTCTACGCCGACGAGATCCTCCGGGACGGATTCTGCCTCAACATGATCGACACCCCGCTCTGCCCGCTCAAGGTCGTCACCAACCTGCAGGAGGCGGTGTGGGACGCTGACATTGTCATCAATGGATTGCCGTCTACGGAGACCAGGGACGTGTTTGGGGAGATTGGCAGGTACTGGAAGGAGAGGGTCAATGCGCCCCTCATCATCTCGCTCACCAAAGGGATTGAAGCCTCCATAGATCCCGTGCCCAGGATCATCACGCCCACGCAGATGATTTGCAATGCAA CTAAGGTTCCATTGGACAATGTTCTATATCTTGGTGGCCCTAACATTGCTTCGGAAATATATAATAAAGAATACGCAAACGCTCGTATTTGTGGAACTGACAAATGGAGGAAGCCTCTTGCTAAATTTTTGAGGCAGCCTCATTTTATCGTGTGGGATAATAATGATCTCATCACTCACGAGGTCATGGGAGGTTTGAAAAATGTGTACGCCATTGGTGCTG GTATGGTGGCAGCACTAACCAATGAGAGTGCAACCAGCAAGTCTGTTTACTTTGCACTTTGCACATCTGAAATGATCTACATCACCCACCTTCtggaagaagaacccgaaaaacTTGCTGGGCCATTATTAGCTGACACTTACGTCACATTGTTGAAAGGTCGTAATGCTTGGTATGGGCACAGGTTAGCTAAAGGAGAACTGACTCTGGAAATGGGTGACAGCATAAAAGGCAAAGGGACAATACAG GGTGTCTCTGCAGTTGATGCATTTTATCAACTTCTCAGTCAGGATAGTTTGAGTGTAATGCATCCAGAAGCTAACAAATCTGTTGCGCCGGTTGAGATGTGCCCCATCTTGAAAACCCTTTATAAAATTCTGATCAAGAG GGAACTTCCTACTGAGTCAATTCTTCAGGCTATAAGAGACGAGTCAATGTCTGATCCACGCGAAAGGATTGAGATGGCGCAGGGCCACTCACTTTACCGACCATCTATTCTTGGTCAACCAAACCGAGATGCAAACGCCTAG